A genomic segment from Aegilops tauschii subsp. strangulata cultivar AL8/78 chromosome 1, Aet v6.0, whole genome shotgun sequence encodes:
- the LOC109761477 gene encoding endoribonuclease Dicer homolog 3b-like isoform X2 translates to MAMAMADDDGPIPPPPPPPPPRRPHRQLQPRRYQVEVFEAALQGNTIAVLDTGSGKTMVAVLLARHHVGRVRAGEVPRRIVVFLAPTVHLVHQQFEVIREYTDLDAAECYGASGVGDWSTDRWNKEVGSKEIAVMTPQILLDALRHAFVTMSAVSLLIFDECHRACGNHPYTRIMKEFYLGSQWRPAVFGMTASPVATKGTCTVQDCEAHIGQLELTLDAKVYIIKDRSELESFSPPATIVNKYYDAYSIDFEDLKSKLQILYEEYDALLASLQESSPNKFEDTNNILETSRKTLFRYHEKIFYGLNYLGPIITAEVVKIYNESIKTLGDSEDCLFSKASFSLHVAYFKEALDLVEEVLPHGYGELMKSESGSAELIKSGYISSKVDALINIFKSFGSSNEVLCLIFVERIMTAKAVERFMRGIVNFSSFSISYLTGGSTSKDSLSPAVQRYTLDLFRSGKVNLLFTTDVTEEGIDVPNCSCVIRFDLPRTVCSYVQSRGRARRSSSNYVLMIERGNMDQQEHIFRIIQTEYYIKHFALYRHRNPNVSSSEWPMQDKYAYHVDSTGATITADCCVDLIRKYCEKLPKDRYYIPKPSFAVAIEDGSYQCTLTLPPNAAFQRIVGPLCSTSNLAKQLVSLDACKKLHQLGELNDHLLPFTEEPIDIDVALRDGKFLSGPGTTKRKELHGTRNVLALSGSWIHESESVTLNAYRFDFLCDQEGENYAGFVLLMESALDDDVACSKMDLFLIPNKMVYTTVTPCGKVQLDKKQLRDGKLFQEFFFNGIFGRLFHGSRTSGVQREFLFRKGHEIQWSSQSMYLLLPLRHSPHIQQDLNIYWEAVESCTQAVEQLRNLYLEDENIRANFIQHRSIKEKDIIHLANKSLHFSSIKDSVVLSLHTGRIYSVLDLIYGTTAEDSFEEMYNGKASPFSSFVDYYREKYGIVIQHPKQPLLLLKQSHNAHNLLFSKSKYIDGSTGDPLLMEKEQIHARVPPELLIHIDVTIEVLKSFYLLPSVMHRLQSLMLASQLRRDIGYTQHIPSYLILEAITTLRCCETFSLERLELLGDSVLKYVIGCDLFLRYPMKHEGHLSDMRSNAVCNATLHKHGIWRSLQGYVRDSAFDPRRWVAPGQISLRPFPCNCRIETAFVPSNGRYISDDPSFVVGKPCDRAHRWMCSKAISDCVEALVGAYYVGGGIVGALWVMKWFGIEIKCDRKLVQEVKLNASYICYLPKISVIEELEAKLKYNFSVKGLLLEAITHPSLQELGADYCYQRLEFLGDSVLDLLITRYLYVTHTDVDPGELTDLRSALVSNENFAEVVLRNNIHSHLQHGSGILLEQITEYVRSNLECQGKVNKFLQHATCKVPKVLGDIMESIAGAIFVDTDFNVDVVWKIVEPLLSPMITPDNLVLPPYRELLELCSHLGYFINSKCSSKGEEVIIEMSVQLRDELLIAQGQDRNKKSAKSKAAARILADLKKRGLSMKQCSSKAKQLDIISSDQQYPLASLESPLDYCHVDANPSLGGLPSLKEAVVLRLKLDKGGPRSALFKLCKRLQWPMPEFEFVEQRFRTPIVLDGVTTTNFNSFVSTITLHIPDVTAITLQGERRTDKKSSQDSASLIMLHKLQELKVCICKT, encoded by the exons ATGGCCATGGCCATGGCCGACGACGACGGCCCCATCcccccgcctccgccgccgccgccgcctcgccgcccccaCAGGCAGCTCCAGCCGAGGAG GTACCAGGTGGAGGTGTTCGAGGCGGCGCTGCAGGGGAACACCATCGCGGTGCTCGACACCGGCTCCGGAAAGACCATGGTCGCCGTCCTGCTCGCGCGCCACCACGTGGGCCGCGTGCGCGCCGGGGAGGTGCCCCGCCGgatcgtcgtcttcctcgcgccCACCGTGCACCTCGTCCACCAG CAATTCGAGGTGATTCGGGAGTACACGGACCTCGACGCCGCTGAGTGCTACGGAGCTTCGGGGGTCGGCGACTGGAGTACCGACCGCTGGAACAAGGAAGTTGGGAGCAAGGAG ATTGCTGTTATGACGCCCCAGATATTGTTGGATGCCCTGAGGCATGCCTTTGTAACAATGAGTGCAGTGAGCCTGCTAATATTTGATGAATGCCATCGTGCCTGTGGAAACCACCCATATACACGAATAATGAAG GAATTTTACCTTGGCTCTCAGTGGAGGCCAGCTGTATTTGGAATGACAGCATCTCCTGTTGCTACTAAAG GCACTTGCACGGTACAAGATTGTGAAGCACACATTGGTCAACTTGAACTTACATTGGATGCGAAG GTATATATCATAAAAGATCGTAGTGAACTTGAGAGCTTTTCCCCTCCTGCAACAATTGTGAACAAATACTATGATGCTTACTCGATTGATTTCGAAGATCTGAAATCGAAGCTCCAGATATTGTATGAAGAG TATGATGCTTTGTTGGCTAGTCTGCAAGAATCGTCACCAAATAAATTTGAAGACACGAATAACATATTAGAGACATCAAGAAAGACCTTGTTCAGATACCATGAGAAGATATTTTATGGCCTAAATTATCTTGGTCCAATCATCACCGCTGAG GTAGTGAAGATATATAATGAAAGCATTAAGACACTGGGTGATTCTGAAGATTGCCTCTTCTCGAAAGCTAGCTTCAGCCTGCATGTAGCTTATTTTAAAGAAGCTTTAGATTTAGTTGAGGAAGTATTGCCACATG GTTATGGTGAACTAATGAAATCAGAATCTGGTTCTGCGGAATTAATTAAAAGcgggtatatttcttcaaaagTGGATGCTCTAATCAACATTTTTAAATCATTTGG GTCATCAAACGAAGTGCTTTGCCTAatttttgtagaaagaattatgACAGCTAAAGCTGTTGAGAGGTTCATGAGAGGAATTGTTAATTTCTCTAGTTTTTCAATTTCTTACTTGACTGGAGGGAGTACATCAAAAGATTCTCTGAGCCCAGCAGTGCAGAGATATACTTTGGACTTGTTCCGATCTGGAAAG GTGAACTTGCTTTTCACCACAGATGTAACTGAAGAGGGTATTGATGTACCTAACTGTTCTTGTGTCATACGCTTCGACCTGCCCAGAACTGTTTGTAGCTACGTTCAATCTCGTGGTCGTGCCAGAAGGAGCAGCTCAAATTATGTTCTTATGATTGAGAG GGGAAACATGGATCAGCAGGAACACATATTCCGCATAATACAGACTGAGTACTATATTAAACACTTCGCTCTGTATAGGCACAGAAACCCCAATGTTTCATCCTCTGAGTGGCCTATGCAAGATAAGTATGCATACCATGTTGATTCAACAGGAGCAACTATAACTGCAGACTGCTGTGTTGATCTGATCCGTAAATATTGTGAGAAACTTCCTAAAGATAG GTATTACATTCCAAAGCCTTCCTTTGCGGTGGCTATCGAAGATGGATCATACCAATGCACCTTGACTTTGCCTCCAAATGCGGCGTTTCAAAGGATAGTTGGCCCTTTATGCAGTACAAGTAATTTAGCCAAGCAGCTTGTATCCCTAGATGCGTGCAAGAAATTGCATCAGCTAGGAGAACTCAATGATCATCTTCTACCCTTCACCGAAGAACCTATTGATATTGATGTTGCTTTAAGAGATGGGAAATTCCTTTCTGGACCAG GAACGACTAAAAGAAAGGAGCTCCATGGAACAAGAAATGTTCTTGCCCTGTCAGGATCGTGGATTCATGAAAGTGAAAGTGTCACATTGAATGCTTATAGATTCGATTTTCTTTGTGACCAAGAGGGTGAAAACTATGCTGGGTTTGTTCTCTTAATGGAATCAGCACTTGATGATGATGTAGCTTGTTCAAAAATGGATCTATTCCTGATCCCTAATAAAATGGTCTACACCACCGTAACTCCGTGTGGAAAAGTTCAACTGGACAAAAAACAG CTACGTGACGGGAAGTTGTTCCAAGAATTCTTTTTCAATGGAATATTTGGTAGATTATTTCATGGATCTCGAACAAGTGGAGTGCAAAGGGAATTTCTTTTCAGAAAAGGTCATGAAATACAATGGAGCTCACAGAGCATGTACTTACTTTTACCTTTGAGGCATTCACCACACATCCAGCAAGATTTAAACATATACTGGGAGGCAGTTGAATCCTGCACCCAGGCGGTGGAGCAGTTGAGAAATTTGTATCTGGAAGATGAAAATATCCGTGCAAATTTTATTCAACATAGAAGTATCAAGGAGAAAGACATTATTCATCTGGCCAACAAATCTCTTCATTTTTCTAGCATCAAAGATTCAGTTGTGCTATCGCTTCATACTGGAAGGATATACTCTGTTCTTGACTTGATCTATGGCACAACTGCTGAAGACTCGTTTGAAGAGATGTATAATGGAAAAGCTTCACCGTTTTCTTCATTCGTGGACTACTACCGTGAAAA GTATGGTATTGTTATTcaacatccaaaacaaccgttgtTGCTGTTAAAGCAAAGCCACAATGCACACAATCTTCTTTTTTCAAAATCGAAGTACATAG ATGGTTCTACGGGCGATCCTTTGCTCATGGAAAAAGAGCAAATACACGCCCGGGTCCCACCTGAATTGTTAATCCACATTGATGTGACAATTGAAGTTCTCAAATCTTTTTATTTATTGCCTTCTGTAATGCATCGACTTCAGTCTCTCATGCTAGCCAGCCAGCTCCGCAGAGATATTGGTTACACTCAACATATACCAAGTTACCTG ATTTTGGAAGCTATCACAACTTTAAGGTGCTGCGAAACATTTTCCCTGGAGCGTTTAGAACTATTGGGAGACTCAGTACTAAAATATGTGATAGGATGTGACCTGTTTTTAAGGTATCCTATGAAACATGAAGGTCATCTTTCTGATATGAGATCAAATGCTGTCTGCAATGCTACACTTCATAAGCACGGAATCTGGCGATCCTTGCAG GGTTACGTGCGGGATAGTGCATTTGACCCACGGCGTTGGGTTGCTCCTGGGCAGATATCTTTGCGCCCTTTTCCTTGTAACTGCAGAATTGAGACTGCATTTGTTCCAAGTAATGGAAGGTATATCAGCGACGACCCATCTTTTGTCGTTGGAAAACCATGTGATAGAGCTCACAGATGGATGTGCTCGAAAGCAATATCTGATTGTGTTGAAGCCCTAGTTGGAGCATATTATGTCGGTGGTGGCATAGTTGGTGCACTTTGGGTTATGAAGTGGTTCGGTATTGAAATAAAATGTGATAGGAAGTTGGTACAGGAAGTAAAGCTCAATGCGTCTTATATATGCTACTTACCTAAAATAAGTGTTATTGAGGAGTTGGAAGCAAAACTGAAGTACAACTTCTCAGTCAAGGGCCTTCTACTGGAAGCCATAACTCATCCATCTCTGCAGGAATTAGGGGCTGACTACTGTTACCAG CGTTTGGAATTTCTGGGTGATTCTGTGCTGGATCTACTAATTACACGCTATCTGTATGTTACCCATACTGATGTTGATCCTGGAGAATTGACAGACCTACGTTCCGCTTTGGTTAGTAATGAGAATTTTGCAGAAGTAGTTTTAAGAAATAACATTCACAGTCATCTACAGCATGGGTCTGGAATACTTTTGGAGCAAATCACAGAATATGTTAGATCCAATTTGGAGTGCCAAGGGAAGGTTAATAAATTCCTTCAACATGCTACATGTAAAGTACCTAAG GTGCTTGGAGACATTATGGAAAGCATTGCCGGTGCAATATTTGTAGACacagattttaatgttgatgtgGTTTGGAAGATTGTTGAACCGTTGCTTTCCCCAATGATAACCCCTGATAATCTTGTATTGCCACCTTATCGGGAGTTGTTAGAGCTGTGTAGTCACCTTGGTTATTTCATAAATTCAAAATGCAGTAGTAAAGGAGAAGAAGTAATTATAGAGATGTCAGTGCAATTACGAGATGAACTGCTGATAGCGCAAGGACAAGACAGAAATAAGAAGAGTGCAAAGTCAAAAGCAGCAGCTCGTATATTGGCAGATCTGAAG AAAAGAGGCCTTTCAATGAAACAATGTTCTTCTAAAGCTAAGCAGTTGGATATTATATCTTCGGACCAGCAGTATCCTTTGGCAAGT TTGGAATCACCACTTGATTATTGTCACGTGGATGCCAATCCTAGCCTAGGAGGCCTTCCCTCACTGAAAGAAGCAG TTGTTCTTCGGCTTAAACTGGACAAAGGTGGACCACGGAGTGCTCTTTTTAAGCTATGCAAGAGGTTGCAGTGGCCAATGCCAGAATTCGAATTTGTGGAACAAAGGTTCAG GACTCCTATTGTTCTGGACGGGGTAACCACAACGAACTTCAATAGCTTCGTGTCAACCATCACCTTGCACATACCTGATGTAACAGCCATTACACTTCAAGGCGAGCGGCGAACTGACAAAAAGAGTTCCCAGGATTCAGCATCGCTGATAATGCTCCACAAGCTTCAAGAGCTCAAGGTCTGTATATGCAAGACTTAG
- the LOC109761477 gene encoding endoribonuclease Dicer homolog 3b-like isoform X1, with amino-acid sequence MAMAMADDDGPIPPPPPPPPPRRPHRQLQPRRYQVEVFEAALQGNTIAVLDTGSGKTMVAVLLARHHVGRVRAGEVPRRIVVFLAPTVHLVHQQFEVIREYTDLDAAECYGASGVGDWSTDRWNKEVGSKEIAVMTPQILLDALRHAFVTMSAVSLLIFDECHRACGNHPYTRIMKEFYLGSQWRPAVFGMTASPVATKGTCTVQDCEAHIGQLELTLDAKVTSASSTSFTLNFIEPLEIASIPYMPFQVYIIKDRSELESFSPPATIVNKYYDAYSIDFEDLKSKLQILYEEYDALLASLQESSPNKFEDTNNILETSRKTLFRYHEKIFYGLNYLGPIITAEVVKIYNESIKTLGDSEDCLFSKASFSLHVAYFKEALDLVEEVLPHGYGELMKSESGSAELIKSGYISSKVDALINIFKSFGSSNEVLCLIFVERIMTAKAVERFMRGIVNFSSFSISYLTGGSTSKDSLSPAVQRYTLDLFRSGKVNLLFTTDVTEEGIDVPNCSCVIRFDLPRTVCSYVQSRGRARRSSSNYVLMIERGNMDQQEHIFRIIQTEYYIKHFALYRHRNPNVSSSEWPMQDKYAYHVDSTGATITADCCVDLIRKYCEKLPKDRYYIPKPSFAVAIEDGSYQCTLTLPPNAAFQRIVGPLCSTSNLAKQLVSLDACKKLHQLGELNDHLLPFTEEPIDIDVALRDGKFLSGPGTTKRKELHGTRNVLALSGSWIHESESVTLNAYRFDFLCDQEGENYAGFVLLMESALDDDVACSKMDLFLIPNKMVYTTVTPCGKVQLDKKQLRDGKLFQEFFFNGIFGRLFHGSRTSGVQREFLFRKGHEIQWSSQSMYLLLPLRHSPHIQQDLNIYWEAVESCTQAVEQLRNLYLEDENIRANFIQHRSIKEKDIIHLANKSLHFSSIKDSVVLSLHTGRIYSVLDLIYGTTAEDSFEEMYNGKASPFSSFVDYYREKYGIVIQHPKQPLLLLKQSHNAHNLLFSKSKYIDGSTGDPLLMEKEQIHARVPPELLIHIDVTIEVLKSFYLLPSVMHRLQSLMLASQLRRDIGYTQHIPSYLILEAITTLRCCETFSLERLELLGDSVLKYVIGCDLFLRYPMKHEGHLSDMRSNAVCNATLHKHGIWRSLQGYVRDSAFDPRRWVAPGQISLRPFPCNCRIETAFVPSNGRYISDDPSFVVGKPCDRAHRWMCSKAISDCVEALVGAYYVGGGIVGALWVMKWFGIEIKCDRKLVQEVKLNASYICYLPKISVIEELEAKLKYNFSVKGLLLEAITHPSLQELGADYCYQRLEFLGDSVLDLLITRYLYVTHTDVDPGELTDLRSALVSNENFAEVVLRNNIHSHLQHGSGILLEQITEYVRSNLECQGKVNKFLQHATCKVPKVLGDIMESIAGAIFVDTDFNVDVVWKIVEPLLSPMITPDNLVLPPYRELLELCSHLGYFINSKCSSKGEEVIIEMSVQLRDELLIAQGQDRNKKSAKSKAAARILADLKKRGLSMKQCSSKAKQLDIISSDQQYPLASLESPLDYCHVDANPSLGGLPSLKEAVVLRLKLDKGGPRSALFKLCKRLQWPMPEFEFVEQRFRTPIVLDGVTTTNFNSFVSTITLHIPDVTAITLQGERRTDKKSSQDSASLIMLHKLQELKVCICKT; translated from the exons ATGGCCATGGCCATGGCCGACGACGACGGCCCCATCcccccgcctccgccgccgccgccgcctcgccgcccccaCAGGCAGCTCCAGCCGAGGAG GTACCAGGTGGAGGTGTTCGAGGCGGCGCTGCAGGGGAACACCATCGCGGTGCTCGACACCGGCTCCGGAAAGACCATGGTCGCCGTCCTGCTCGCGCGCCACCACGTGGGCCGCGTGCGCGCCGGGGAGGTGCCCCGCCGgatcgtcgtcttcctcgcgccCACCGTGCACCTCGTCCACCAG CAATTCGAGGTGATTCGGGAGTACACGGACCTCGACGCCGCTGAGTGCTACGGAGCTTCGGGGGTCGGCGACTGGAGTACCGACCGCTGGAACAAGGAAGTTGGGAGCAAGGAG ATTGCTGTTATGACGCCCCAGATATTGTTGGATGCCCTGAGGCATGCCTTTGTAACAATGAGTGCAGTGAGCCTGCTAATATTTGATGAATGCCATCGTGCCTGTGGAAACCACCCATATACACGAATAATGAAG GAATTTTACCTTGGCTCTCAGTGGAGGCCAGCTGTATTTGGAATGACAGCATCTCCTGTTGCTACTAAAG GCACTTGCACGGTACAAGATTGTGAAGCACACATTGGTCAACTTGAACTTACATTGGATGCGAAGGTTACCTCAGCATCCTCAACTTCTTTCACTTTGAATTTCATTGAGCCTTTGGAAATAGCCTCCATACCTTACATGCCATTCCAGGTATATATCATAAAAGATCGTAGTGAACTTGAGAGCTTTTCCCCTCCTGCAACAATTGTGAACAAATACTATGATGCTTACTCGATTGATTTCGAAGATCTGAAATCGAAGCTCCAGATATTGTATGAAGAG TATGATGCTTTGTTGGCTAGTCTGCAAGAATCGTCACCAAATAAATTTGAAGACACGAATAACATATTAGAGACATCAAGAAAGACCTTGTTCAGATACCATGAGAAGATATTTTATGGCCTAAATTATCTTGGTCCAATCATCACCGCTGAG GTAGTGAAGATATATAATGAAAGCATTAAGACACTGGGTGATTCTGAAGATTGCCTCTTCTCGAAAGCTAGCTTCAGCCTGCATGTAGCTTATTTTAAAGAAGCTTTAGATTTAGTTGAGGAAGTATTGCCACATG GTTATGGTGAACTAATGAAATCAGAATCTGGTTCTGCGGAATTAATTAAAAGcgggtatatttcttcaaaagTGGATGCTCTAATCAACATTTTTAAATCATTTGG GTCATCAAACGAAGTGCTTTGCCTAatttttgtagaaagaattatgACAGCTAAAGCTGTTGAGAGGTTCATGAGAGGAATTGTTAATTTCTCTAGTTTTTCAATTTCTTACTTGACTGGAGGGAGTACATCAAAAGATTCTCTGAGCCCAGCAGTGCAGAGATATACTTTGGACTTGTTCCGATCTGGAAAG GTGAACTTGCTTTTCACCACAGATGTAACTGAAGAGGGTATTGATGTACCTAACTGTTCTTGTGTCATACGCTTCGACCTGCCCAGAACTGTTTGTAGCTACGTTCAATCTCGTGGTCGTGCCAGAAGGAGCAGCTCAAATTATGTTCTTATGATTGAGAG GGGAAACATGGATCAGCAGGAACACATATTCCGCATAATACAGACTGAGTACTATATTAAACACTTCGCTCTGTATAGGCACAGAAACCCCAATGTTTCATCCTCTGAGTGGCCTATGCAAGATAAGTATGCATACCATGTTGATTCAACAGGAGCAACTATAACTGCAGACTGCTGTGTTGATCTGATCCGTAAATATTGTGAGAAACTTCCTAAAGATAG GTATTACATTCCAAAGCCTTCCTTTGCGGTGGCTATCGAAGATGGATCATACCAATGCACCTTGACTTTGCCTCCAAATGCGGCGTTTCAAAGGATAGTTGGCCCTTTATGCAGTACAAGTAATTTAGCCAAGCAGCTTGTATCCCTAGATGCGTGCAAGAAATTGCATCAGCTAGGAGAACTCAATGATCATCTTCTACCCTTCACCGAAGAACCTATTGATATTGATGTTGCTTTAAGAGATGGGAAATTCCTTTCTGGACCAG GAACGACTAAAAGAAAGGAGCTCCATGGAACAAGAAATGTTCTTGCCCTGTCAGGATCGTGGATTCATGAAAGTGAAAGTGTCACATTGAATGCTTATAGATTCGATTTTCTTTGTGACCAAGAGGGTGAAAACTATGCTGGGTTTGTTCTCTTAATGGAATCAGCACTTGATGATGATGTAGCTTGTTCAAAAATGGATCTATTCCTGATCCCTAATAAAATGGTCTACACCACCGTAACTCCGTGTGGAAAAGTTCAACTGGACAAAAAACAG CTACGTGACGGGAAGTTGTTCCAAGAATTCTTTTTCAATGGAATATTTGGTAGATTATTTCATGGATCTCGAACAAGTGGAGTGCAAAGGGAATTTCTTTTCAGAAAAGGTCATGAAATACAATGGAGCTCACAGAGCATGTACTTACTTTTACCTTTGAGGCATTCACCACACATCCAGCAAGATTTAAACATATACTGGGAGGCAGTTGAATCCTGCACCCAGGCGGTGGAGCAGTTGAGAAATTTGTATCTGGAAGATGAAAATATCCGTGCAAATTTTATTCAACATAGAAGTATCAAGGAGAAAGACATTATTCATCTGGCCAACAAATCTCTTCATTTTTCTAGCATCAAAGATTCAGTTGTGCTATCGCTTCATACTGGAAGGATATACTCTGTTCTTGACTTGATCTATGGCACAACTGCTGAAGACTCGTTTGAAGAGATGTATAATGGAAAAGCTTCACCGTTTTCTTCATTCGTGGACTACTACCGTGAAAA GTATGGTATTGTTATTcaacatccaaaacaaccgttgtTGCTGTTAAAGCAAAGCCACAATGCACACAATCTTCTTTTTTCAAAATCGAAGTACATAG ATGGTTCTACGGGCGATCCTTTGCTCATGGAAAAAGAGCAAATACACGCCCGGGTCCCACCTGAATTGTTAATCCACATTGATGTGACAATTGAAGTTCTCAAATCTTTTTATTTATTGCCTTCTGTAATGCATCGACTTCAGTCTCTCATGCTAGCCAGCCAGCTCCGCAGAGATATTGGTTACACTCAACATATACCAAGTTACCTG ATTTTGGAAGCTATCACAACTTTAAGGTGCTGCGAAACATTTTCCCTGGAGCGTTTAGAACTATTGGGAGACTCAGTACTAAAATATGTGATAGGATGTGACCTGTTTTTAAGGTATCCTATGAAACATGAAGGTCATCTTTCTGATATGAGATCAAATGCTGTCTGCAATGCTACACTTCATAAGCACGGAATCTGGCGATCCTTGCAG GGTTACGTGCGGGATAGTGCATTTGACCCACGGCGTTGGGTTGCTCCTGGGCAGATATCTTTGCGCCCTTTTCCTTGTAACTGCAGAATTGAGACTGCATTTGTTCCAAGTAATGGAAGGTATATCAGCGACGACCCATCTTTTGTCGTTGGAAAACCATGTGATAGAGCTCACAGATGGATGTGCTCGAAAGCAATATCTGATTGTGTTGAAGCCCTAGTTGGAGCATATTATGTCGGTGGTGGCATAGTTGGTGCACTTTGGGTTATGAAGTGGTTCGGTATTGAAATAAAATGTGATAGGAAGTTGGTACAGGAAGTAAAGCTCAATGCGTCTTATATATGCTACTTACCTAAAATAAGTGTTATTGAGGAGTTGGAAGCAAAACTGAAGTACAACTTCTCAGTCAAGGGCCTTCTACTGGAAGCCATAACTCATCCATCTCTGCAGGAATTAGGGGCTGACTACTGTTACCAG CGTTTGGAATTTCTGGGTGATTCTGTGCTGGATCTACTAATTACACGCTATCTGTATGTTACCCATACTGATGTTGATCCTGGAGAATTGACAGACCTACGTTCCGCTTTGGTTAGTAATGAGAATTTTGCAGAAGTAGTTTTAAGAAATAACATTCACAGTCATCTACAGCATGGGTCTGGAATACTTTTGGAGCAAATCACAGAATATGTTAGATCCAATTTGGAGTGCCAAGGGAAGGTTAATAAATTCCTTCAACATGCTACATGTAAAGTACCTAAG GTGCTTGGAGACATTATGGAAAGCATTGCCGGTGCAATATTTGTAGACacagattttaatgttgatgtgGTTTGGAAGATTGTTGAACCGTTGCTTTCCCCAATGATAACCCCTGATAATCTTGTATTGCCACCTTATCGGGAGTTGTTAGAGCTGTGTAGTCACCTTGGTTATTTCATAAATTCAAAATGCAGTAGTAAAGGAGAAGAAGTAATTATAGAGATGTCAGTGCAATTACGAGATGAACTGCTGATAGCGCAAGGACAAGACAGAAATAAGAAGAGTGCAAAGTCAAAAGCAGCAGCTCGTATATTGGCAGATCTGAAG AAAAGAGGCCTTTCAATGAAACAATGTTCTTCTAAAGCTAAGCAGTTGGATATTATATCTTCGGACCAGCAGTATCCTTTGGCAAGT TTGGAATCACCACTTGATTATTGTCACGTGGATGCCAATCCTAGCCTAGGAGGCCTTCCCTCACTGAAAGAAGCAG TTGTTCTTCGGCTTAAACTGGACAAAGGTGGACCACGGAGTGCTCTTTTTAAGCTATGCAAGAGGTTGCAGTGGCCAATGCCAGAATTCGAATTTGTGGAACAAAGGTTCAG GACTCCTATTGTTCTGGACGGGGTAACCACAACGAACTTCAATAGCTTCGTGTCAACCATCACCTTGCACATACCTGATGTAACAGCCATTACACTTCAAGGCGAGCGGCGAACTGACAAAAAGAGTTCCCAGGATTCAGCATCGCTGATAATGCTCCACAAGCTTCAAGAGCTCAAGGTCTGTATATGCAAGACTTAG